The following are from one region of the Colias croceus chromosome 4, ilColCroc2.1 genome:
- the LOC123691321 gene encoding fringe glycosyltransferase, with amino-acid sequence MGGRRLFKAAALLIVLGYSSLLVYQGGVNFNSQDSRASVQVADLSIEPITKTVLYDSGQSKNITLSDIFISVKTTKHYQYTRLPIILKTWFQLAKEQTWFFTDTDNRQHQNQTNGHMVNTNCSASHQRKHLCCKMSVEYDRFLESGKKWFCHFDDDNYVNVPRLVNVLQTYNHQEDWYLGRTSVYEPVKIYKKPTNKLMFSFWFATGGAGFCISRSLALKMLPVASGGRFISICEGIRLPDDVSIGFIIEHLMKKNLTLVPEFHSHLEQMKLLPPETFRDQISFSYSKIKEEWNVVNVPGFDTRYDPTRFLSLHCFLFPHFKFCPR; translated from the exons ATGGGTGGACGCAGGCTGTTTAAAGCTGCGGCTTTGCTCATTGTTTTGGGATACAGCAGTTTGCTTGTTTATCAAGGCGGTGTAAACTTCAACTCGCAAGACAGTCGTGCGTCTGTGCAAGTCGCAGATTTATCTATTGAACCTATAACAAAAACTGTTTTGTACGACAGTGGACAGAGTAAAAACATAACGTTaagtgatatatttataagtgtTAAGACTACAAAACATTATCAATACACGAGATTGCCGATTATATTGAAGACGTGGTTCCAGTTAGCTAAGGAACAG ACATGGTTCTTCACGGATACAGACAACCGTCAACATCAAAATCAAACAA ACGGTCACATGGTAAACACGAATTGCTCGGCGTCACATCAACGAAAACACCTATGTTGCAAAATGTCCGTGGAGTACGACCGTTTTCTGGAGAGCGGTAAAAA ATGGTTTTGCCATTTCGACGACGATAACTACGTGAATGTGCCTCGTCTGGTCAATGTCCTGCAAACCTACAATCATCAAGAAGACTGGTACTTAGGAAGAACATCTGTCTATGAGCCGGTCAAGATATATAAGAAACCGACTAATAAG CTAATGTTTTCATTCTGGTTCGCCACCGGCGGTGCTGGGTTCTGTATAAGCCGAAGTTTGGCCTTGAAAATGCTGCCCGTGGCAAG CGGTGGAAGATTCATCAGTATCTGCGAAGGTATTAGGTTACCAGACGATGTGTCAATAGGCTTCATTATAG AACATCTTATGAAGAAAAACCTGACCCTCGTGCCAGAATTCCACTCTCACTTGGAACAAATGAAACTTCTGCCTCCAGAGACGTTCCGAGATCAGATCTCCTTCAGCTACTCTAAGATAAAGGAAGAATGGAATGTAGTCAATGTTCCCGGCTTCGACACTAGATATGATCCGACTAG GTTCCTGTCGTTACATTGTTTTCTTTTCCCTCATTTTAAGTTTTGCCCGAGGTAG